A stretch of DNA from Pirellulales bacterium:
GCAACGAGCGACTTGCTTCGCTCCCCGGGCTGCTGGATTTGCACCCCTTGCAACCCGCCGAGTCTTTGCAGGGGATGCTGGCGCTATTGTTCGAGTTGCAGGAGATGCTGGGCGAGATTGCTGGCTTGCCTGCCGTGTCTTTGCAGCCGGCCGCGGGCGCGCACGGCGAACTAACTTCGTTATTGATGGCGGCGGCTTACTTTCGCGAGCGGGGTGCGAAGCGGATCAAGGTGCTGGCGCCCGACAGCGCGCACGGCACCAATCCGGCCAGCGCCGCGGTAGCCGGTTTCGAGCCCGTGGCCGTCAAAAGCACGCCTCAAGGGTTCGTCGACTTGGAGGATTTGCAATCCAAGCTCGACGAGCATACGGCGGTGTTCATGATCACGAACCCGAACACACTGGGGATGTACGATCCCAACATGCGCCGCATTGCCGAACTGGTACACGCCGCCGGCGGATTGATCTATCTCGACGGCGCGAACATGAACGCCATCTTGGGCATCAGTCGCCCGGGCGACTTTGGCGCCGACATGATGCACTTTAATTGCCACAAGACGTTCAGCGGTCCGCATGGCAGCGGTGGACCGGGGGCCGGCCCGATTGCCGTCACCGAGGCTTTGGCCCCTTTCCTGCCGGTGCCGATTGTAGCGCGCGACGGAGACGGCTATCGACTCGCCAGCGACCGGCCCCAGTCGATCGGTCGGGTGCGCAGCTTTTTCGGCAACGTCGGCATCCTGGTGCGTGCGTATTTGTACATCCGCTCGCACGGTCCGGATGGCTTGCGTCGCGTCAGCGAGAACGCCGTGCTGAACGCCAATTACTTGCTGGCGCGCGTTAAGCACATCTTTCCCGTGCCGCAGGGTGATCGCTGCATGCACGAGTTCGTCGCCTCGGCAGCCAAGCTGAAGACGGATAAGAACATCTCGGCGATGGATATCGCCAAGCGGCTATTGGACTACGGTTACCATGCCCCGACGGTCTATTTTCCGCCGATCGTGCGCGAAGCTCTGATGATTGAACCGACGGAGACCGAGAGCAAAGAGACCCTGGACGCGTTCGCCGAGACGCTCTTTCGCATCACCGAAGAGCCGGCTGACCTGCTGCACGAAGCACCCCATACGACGCCCATCAGTCGGCCGGACGAAGTGCGGGCGGCACGCCAGCCAATCATGGTCGCACCGCCGGCGGGCGGATCGAACGTCACCCGCGGCGAATAACGCTTGATTCCTCGCCTTGCTCAATGGGAAGACTGTTAACGGCATGAACACGTGGCGCATCGTGCAGTGTCCGGCGAGACGTGGCGACTGGAACATGGCGGTCGATGAGGCGTTGGCGGAATCAGTCGCTGCGCGTGGCGAGTGCTGCTTGCGGTTTTATAGCTGGGAGCCCGCGACGTTGTCGCTGGGATATTTCCAAAGCTCGGCCAACCGCGACACGCATCCTGCCAGCCGCGATTGCCCGCTGGTGCGCCGCGCGACTGGGGGCGGCGCGATCGTCCACGATCGGGAGATCACCTATAGCTTTGCGGCGCCGGCAGATAGTCCGCTGGCAACTCCCGCGCCCGCTTTGTACCGGTTGCTGCACCAAACGCTGATTCGCGCTCTGAACCACTGGCGACTATCCGCCACGCTGTGCGCGCCGATCACTAGCAAACCGCCGGCGGTCGAACCGTTTCTGTGCTTCCAAAGGCGGGCCGATGGAGATGTCCTGCTTGATGGTTGGAAAATTGCCGGTAGCGCTCAGCGCCGTCGTCGCGGTGTCGTCATGCAACATGGCAGCGTCTTGCTCGGCCGGTCGCCCGCGGCCCCCGAGCTGCCGGGAGTGGTTGATTTGGGGGGTGAGGTCGTGATTGCCGCCGAGTTGGTCGCGGCATGGCGCGCGGAATTGGCCGGACAATGTCAGGTTTGCTGGCGATCGGACCCACTAGGCACGGATGAACTACAGCGGGCCGAACAATTGGCCGACCAGACTTACAGGCAAGCCGAGTGGACGCATCGGCGTTAGCAATTCATGGCTGCTCACTTCGTCGCGGTGCTGGCTATGCCATTTGGCCAAACTGAGGGCGATTTCGCAACTAAATCGGGACCAGTTGGTTAGAATGCTCTGGCGAAAGATTTTTTTGACCGTCGCTCAGGCAGCTGATAACATCG
This window harbors:
- the gcvPB gene encoding aminomethyl-transferring glycine dehydrogenase subunit GcvPB, whose amino-acid sequence is MRNTRATQPLFDMSKPGRRATQFPECDVPVVPITKLLPASALATAAPALPELGEPDVVRHFTNLSTLNMSVDTHFYPLGSCTMKHNPKRNERLASLPGLLDLHPLQPAESLQGMLALLFELQEMLGEIAGLPAVSLQPAAGAHGELTSLLMAAAYFRERGAKRIKVLAPDSAHGTNPASAAVAGFEPVAVKSTPQGFVDLEDLQSKLDEHTAVFMITNPNTLGMYDPNMRRIAELVHAAGGLIYLDGANMNAILGISRPGDFGADMMHFNCHKTFSGPHGSGGPGAGPIAVTEALAPFLPVPIVARDGDGYRLASDRPQSIGRVRSFFGNVGILVRAYLYIRSHGPDGLRRVSENAVLNANYLLARVKHIFPVPQGDRCMHEFVASAAKLKTDKNISAMDIAKRLLDYGYHAPTVYFPPIVREALMIEPTETESKETLDAFAETLFRITEEPADLLHEAPHTTPISRPDEVRAARQPIMVAPPAGGSNVTRGE